One Vicinamibacteria bacterium DNA window includes the following coding sequences:
- a CDS encoding sodium:solute symporter — protein MPTRLAPLDVAVLVAYLALMLYLGVRGWKRSQSSSGYLVAGRSLGYGMYVACLSAVVLGGASTVGGTRLGFEHGLSGMWMVFMMGAGVMALGLFLTNRVSKLRVLSISEMLELRYDAKARLVSAVIMAIYAALIAVVQVIAIGTLLTAFLGWSFWAGMLLGGAVVLFYTFLGGMWSVSMTDSVQWVLMTVGIFFLAVPMGLARVGGWGALTRELPHTFFRLDAIGYGEILSFFLLFCLGLAIGQDIWQRVFTARDPTVARRGTIVAGAYCAAYAVATSVIGMIAAVAFPELQDSQMAFATVVVDLLPPGVTGIVLAGTLSALMSTASGTLLASSTLIAHDVYRRFLVKDVSDEVFLRKTRLVTGVLGIILITIALWIQDVIVALDIAYTLLSGSLFFPIVAGMVWNRATASGTLASMGLSAVASSLAMATWGAGSTPSILVGLGTSFVTLVAVSYWPGLAFRNKGGRIRVSKERIGPKT, from the coding sequence GTGCCCACCCGGCTCGCCCCTCTCGACGTCGCTGTCCTCGTCGCCTACCTGGCGCTCATGCTCTATCTGGGCGTGCGGGGCTGGAAGCGGAGCCAGAGCTCGAGCGGCTATCTGGTGGCGGGCCGAAGCCTCGGCTACGGAATGTACGTGGCGTGCTTATCGGCCGTGGTCCTCGGAGGCGCTTCTACCGTTGGTGGGACGAGGCTCGGCTTCGAGCACGGGCTCTCGGGAATGTGGATGGTGTTCATGATGGGCGCGGGCGTCATGGCGCTCGGGCTCTTCCTGACGAATCGCGTCTCGAAGCTCCGGGTTCTCAGCATCAGCGAGATGCTCGAGCTCCGATACGACGCGAAGGCGCGTCTCGTGAGTGCGGTCATCATGGCGATCTATGCGGCGCTCATTGCCGTCGTCCAGGTGATTGCCATCGGCACTCTCCTGACCGCCTTTCTCGGCTGGAGCTTTTGGGCCGGGATGCTTCTGGGAGGAGCCGTCGTTCTGTTTTACACATTTCTCGGTGGTATGTGGTCGGTCTCGATGACCGACTCCGTGCAGTGGGTCCTGATGACGGTGGGAATTTTCTTTCTCGCCGTTCCCATGGGGCTCGCGAGAGTGGGGGGCTGGGGAGCGCTCACGCGAGAGCTTCCGCACACGTTTTTCCGGCTCGACGCCATCGGCTACGGTGAGATTCTCTCTTTCTTCCTCCTGTTCTGTCTCGGGCTCGCCATCGGTCAAGACATCTGGCAAAGGGTCTTCACCGCGAGGGACCCGACCGTCGCCCGGCGCGGCACCATCGTCGCCGGCGCCTACTGTGCGGCCTATGCCGTCGCGACCTCGGTGATCGGAATGATCGCTGCGGTCGCGTTCCCGGAGCTCCAAGACTCTCAGATGGCCTTCGCCACCGTCGTCGTCGACCTGCTGCCTCCGGGAGTGACCGGCATCGTTCTCGCGGGAACGCTGTCGGCTTTGATGTCGACGGCCAGTGGAACGCTTCTGGCGTCCTCGACTCTCATCGCGCACGACGTCTACCGGCGCTTCCTGGTGAAGGACGTTTCCGACGAGGTGTTTTTGCGCAAGACCCGGCTCGTGACGGGCGTGCTCGGAATCATCCTCATCACCATCGCCCTCTGGATCCAGGACGTCATTGTCGCCCTCGACATCGCTTACACGCTTCTCTCGGGCTCGCTCTTCTTTCCCATCGTTGCCGGCATGGTCTGGAATCGGGCGACGGCGTCGGGGACGCTCGCCTCGATGGGCCTGAGCGCCGTCGCTTCTTCCCTGGCCATGGCGACCTGGGGTGCGGGCTCGACACCATCCATTCTCGTCGGCCTGGGGACGAGCTTCGTAACTCTTGTCGCCGTGAGTTACTGGCCGGGGCTCGCATTTCGGAATAAAGGGGGAAGGATTCGAGTGTCCAAAGAACGCATCGGCCCGAAGACGTGA
- a CDS encoding PIN domain-containing protein — protein MAEPRYLVDTSVLARAPQQGVGDRLEALARAGQLWSCRLIDLEVIYGTRARDVDDVIDERMALPEASITPTVMNRAIQMAKMLAAAGHHRGAKPSDLIIAAAAEFAGLTVLHYDDDYDRISAVTHQATEWVAPRGSLDR, from the coding sequence ATGGCTGAGCCCCGTTACCTAGTGGACACCTCAGTGCTCGCTCGCGCTCCTCAGCAAGGCGTTGGCGACCGGCTCGAAGCCCTCGCGCGCGCCGGACAACTTTGGTCGTGTCGGCTCATCGATCTGGAGGTAATCTACGGCACGCGGGCCCGAGACGTTGACGACGTCATCGACGAACGGATGGCTTTACCCGAAGCTTCGATCACACCGACGGTGATGAATCGAGCGATCCAGATGGCAAAGATGCTGGCAGCGGCAGGCCACCACCGCGGGGCCAAGCCGTCGGACTTGATCATCGCCGCGGCTGCCGAGTTTGCCGGGCTCACAGTGCTCCATTATGACGACGACTACGACCGCATCAGCGCGGTCACCCATCAAGCGACGGAATGGGTCGCGCCCCGCGGTAGTCTCGATCGCTGA
- a CDS encoding type II toxin-antitoxin system VapB family antitoxin yields MAKRLVEIDDDLLERARSVAGTDTIKATVETALRRLVDQDMILRHIRRLRGPGALDVGKVEEARRPKTFVNHG; encoded by the coding sequence ATGGCTAAGCGACTCGTCGAAATCGATGATGACCTGCTCGAGCGAGCTCGAAGCGTGGCGGGGACCGACACGATCAAAGCGACGGTAGAGACCGCGCTTCGGCGTCTGGTCGACCAGGACATGATACTTCGGCACATCCGGCGGCTTCGGGGACCGGGGGCCCTCGATGTCGGGAAGGTCGAAGAGGCGCGCCGGCCCAAGACGTTCGTCAACCATGGCTGA
- a CDS encoding protein kinase, producing the protein MTLTPGEKLGKFEILAAIGAGGMGEVYKARDLTLERNVALKLLPQHLTSDKERLARLEREARALASIEHPNIASLYSLEVQDGTSFLVMELASGETLSKRLARGPIPYEEALPLFVQICDALEAAHGRGILHRDLKPGNVQIDEEGRVKVLDFGLAKSLDEPVETPELTESPTRTKATEAGMILGTASYMSPEQARGKALDRRSDVWSFGCVAYEMLTGRRAFDGDTVTDILAAIVKSDPDWGALPDGVPWHVRRLLKRSLAKKREERLRDIGDALLELTDPPNVAEVSESRRPRARVGQLLAAAALGALIASGLWSARGGDVRTARPTVRLSMTFPSDSPSTTFGLFDVSPDGRTLIYTSSGRVYLRRFDEVEGRPLEGATSAERAFFSPDGRWVGYSASGHLYKVPVDGGGSTQLADRAFATAIHWANDGFVYFAETYSSPIVRVPENGGDPEPVTRLEEGDLGHWSPWLLPSGEALLYTVYAQGSLDTWEVRLQDLRSGATRQLLQGGYTARFIPDGYLLFGRSGDLLAVRFDPSKLELQGEPFLVQSDVLTSPVNGSILMAVTNDGTFLYGEQSTDNRVVWVAGTGEERPASTERRNFELPRSSPDGKTLAVVVREGIDRSIWLLDLVRGSLSRLTFGYDDIDPVWSPDGEWVYFTSAANGPYELFRVRSDGSGEPELILGGPVDKHATSISPDGRELAYTEQGPGDSIHILSLETRESRRLGSGMFRELSPSYSPDGAWIAYQSLESGRWEIYARRSDGSGARISVSVNGGSHPVWSRNGGEIFFINDNRMFAVEVPEGPSSGLGQPRALFSVDAYVGGYQVPGYDAGPNGELALVWTRGGSRLTELKIVLNWTDEVRRLDPAN; encoded by the coding sequence GTGACGCTCACCCCTGGAGAAAAGCTCGGGAAGTTCGAGATCCTCGCTGCCATCGGTGCGGGCGGTATGGGCGAAGTCTACAAGGCGCGCGACCTAACTCTCGAGCGAAACGTCGCCCTCAAGCTCCTTCCCCAGCATCTCACCTCCGACAAAGAACGTCTGGCCCGGCTCGAGCGCGAAGCAAGAGCACTCGCATCCATCGAGCATCCGAACATCGCTTCTCTCTACTCGCTCGAGGTGCAGGACGGTACGTCATTCCTCGTCATGGAGCTGGCCTCGGGGGAGACGCTCTCGAAGCGGCTCGCGCGCGGACCCATTCCTTACGAGGAAGCCCTTCCTCTCTTCGTCCAGATATGTGATGCCCTCGAAGCGGCGCACGGCCGCGGAATTCTTCATCGCGACTTGAAGCCGGGAAACGTCCAGATCGACGAAGAGGGGCGGGTGAAGGTTCTCGATTTCGGGCTGGCGAAATCTCTCGACGAGCCGGTCGAAACGCCCGAGCTCACCGAATCGCCGACGCGAACGAAGGCGACCGAGGCCGGTATGATCCTGGGAACGGCTTCCTACATGAGCCCCGAGCAGGCCCGAGGGAAGGCGCTCGACAGGCGCTCGGACGTCTGGTCGTTCGGCTGCGTCGCCTACGAAATGCTCACCGGAAGAAGAGCTTTCGATGGAGATACCGTCACCGACATCCTGGCGGCGATCGTGAAGAGCGATCCCGATTGGGGCGCTCTTCCGGACGGAGTTCCGTGGCACGTGCGCCGTCTGCTGAAGCGATCTCTCGCGAAGAAACGCGAGGAGCGGCTCCGCGATATCGGTGATGCGCTTCTCGAGCTCACGGACCCTCCGAACGTCGCCGAGGTCAGCGAGAGTCGGCGTCCTCGAGCGAGGGTCGGACAGCTCCTCGCGGCCGCCGCCCTCGGAGCGCTCATCGCGAGCGGTCTCTGGTCGGCACGGGGAGGCGACGTCCGCACGGCGCGCCCGACGGTGCGTCTATCGATGACGTTTCCGAGCGACTCCCCCTCCACCACCTTTGGCCTGTTCGACGTATCTCCGGACGGACGGACGCTCATTTACACGAGCTCCGGTCGTGTCTACCTCCGGCGATTCGACGAGGTCGAAGGGCGACCTCTGGAAGGGGCGACGTCCGCGGAGCGCGCGTTCTTCTCTCCCGACGGGCGCTGGGTGGGTTACTCCGCCTCGGGCCATCTCTACAAGGTCCCCGTCGACGGAGGGGGCTCGACCCAGCTGGCGGACCGGGCGTTCGCCACGGCGATACATTGGGCGAACGACGGATTCGTGTATTTCGCGGAAACCTATTCCTCTCCGATCGTGCGCGTTCCGGAGAACGGGGGCGACCCCGAGCCGGTCACACGGCTCGAGGAGGGCGATCTGGGACACTGGTCTCCCTGGCTTCTACCCAGCGGTGAAGCTCTGCTCTACACCGTGTACGCGCAAGGAAGTCTCGACACCTGGGAGGTACGCTTGCAGGACCTCCGTTCTGGAGCGACACGCCAGCTGCTCCAAGGGGGATACACCGCACGCTTCATCCCCGACGGCTACCTTCTCTTCGGTCGCTCGGGAGACTTGTTGGCGGTCCGATTCGATCCGTCGAAGCTCGAGCTCCAGGGCGAGCCCTTCCTCGTGCAAAGCGACGTCCTCACCTCACCGGTCAACGGGTCCATTTTGATGGCGGTCACGAACGACGGAACGTTCCTCTACGGCGAGCAGAGTACGGACAATCGCGTCGTATGGGTCGCCGGAACCGGCGAGGAACGGCCAGCCTCCACGGAGCGGCGGAATTTCGAGCTGCCCCGCTCCTCCCCCGACGGAAAGACACTGGCCGTTGTCGTCAGGGAGGGGATCGACCGCAGCATCTGGCTCCTCGATCTCGTCCGTGGCTCGCTGAGCCGGCTCACCTTCGGCTACGACGACATCGATCCGGTCTGGTCCCCCGATGGCGAGTGGGTGTACTTCACTTCGGCGGCGAATGGTCCGTACGAGCTCTTTCGCGTGAGAAGCGACGGAAGCGGCGAACCAGAGCTCATCCTCGGAGGTCCGGTCGACAAGCACGCGACCTCGATCTCGCCGGACGGCCGCGAGCTCGCCTACACGGAGCAAGGTCCGGGTGACAGCATCCACATTCTCTCGCTCGAGACCCGGGAGAGCCGCCGACTGGGCTCCGGCATGTTCCGGGAGTTGTCGCCCTCGTACTCTCCGGACGGCGCGTGGATCGCCTACCAGTCCCTGGAATCGGGACGCTGGGAAATCTACGCACGGCGGTCCGACGGGAGCGGGGCGCGAATCTCCGTCTCGGTCAACGGCGGATCGCATCCGGTCTGGTCGAGGAACGGAGGCGAGATTTTCTTCATCAACGACAATCGCATGTTCGCGGTCGAGGTGCCCGAGGGACCTTCCTCGGGCCTCGGTCAGCCGCGGGCGCTGTTCTCAGTCGATGCATACGTCGGCGGGTATCAGGTCCCGGGATACGACGCGGGACCGAACGGAGAGCTCGCCCTGGTCTGGACGCGCGGAGGCTCGCGGCTCACGGAGCTCAAGATCGTGCTCAACTGGACCGACGAGGTGCGCCGCCTCGACCCGGCTAACTGA
- the speB gene encoding agmatinase, which yields MSKKLNQPLGGNEMPRFGGPATMLRLPSASSAEGLDACFVGVPFDIGTSNRSGARFGPRQIRAESCLIRPYNMATRAAPFDALQIADVGDVAINTFNVEKSMALIEAAYDEIAAAGCRPLTLGGDHTIVLPILRALAKKHGPLGVVHVDAHADVNDTMFGEKIAHGTPFRRLVEEKLIDGARVVQIGLRGTGYTAEDFDWPRAQGFRVVPAEECWYRSLTPLMAEVREQIGKGPAYVSFDIDGLDPAFAPGTGTPEIGGLTTAQGQEILRGCCGLEIVGGELVEVSPPYDTSGNTALVAANLLFEMLCVLPGVPYRT from the coding sequence ATGTCCAAGAAGCTCAACCAGCCCCTCGGCGGGAACGAGATGCCGCGCTTCGGCGGGCCGGCGACGATGTTGCGCCTGCCGAGCGCGTCGTCGGCCGAAGGCCTCGATGCCTGCTTCGTGGGAGTTCCCTTCGACATCGGAACGTCGAATCGAAGCGGCGCGCGATTCGGACCGCGCCAGATCCGCGCGGAGTCCTGCCTGATTCGCCCCTACAACATGGCGACGCGAGCCGCCCCGTTCGACGCCCTCCAGATCGCCGATGTGGGTGACGTTGCCATCAACACTTTCAATGTAGAAAAGAGCATGGCTCTCATCGAGGCGGCCTACGACGAAATCGCCGCCGCCGGGTGCAGGCCGCTCACGCTCGGCGGCGATCACACCATCGTGCTTCCGATCTTGCGCGCGCTCGCGAAGAAGCACGGTCCTCTCGGAGTCGTGCACGTGGACGCTCACGCCGACGTCAACGATACGATGTTCGGCGAGAAGATCGCACACGGGACGCCATTCCGACGGCTCGTGGAAGAAAAACTGATCGATGGAGCCCGAGTGGTCCAGATAGGGCTTCGAGGAACCGGCTACACCGCCGAGGACTTCGACTGGCCGAGGGCCCAGGGCTTCCGCGTCGTTCCGGCCGAGGAGTGCTGGTATCGATCGCTGACTCCACTGATGGCCGAGGTGCGCGAGCAAATCGGCAAAGGTCCCGCGTACGTCAGCTTCGACATCGACGGTCTCGACCCCGCCTTCGCCCCGGGCACCGGCACCCCCGAGATCGGAGGCCTCACGACCGCGCAGGGCCAGGAGATATTGCGCGGCTGCTGCGGCCTCGAGATCGTCGGCGGGGAACTGGTCGAAGTCTCACCGCCCTACGACACGTCGGGAAATACGGCCCTCGTTGCCGCCAACCTGCTCTTCGAGATGCTCTGCGTTCTTCCCGGCGTTCCCTACCGAACGTGA